A genomic stretch from Bradyrhizobium quebecense includes:
- the ilvN gene encoding acetolactate synthase small subunit: protein MNQPASAYFLEERHDPNETHTLSVLVQNEPGVLARVIGLFSGRGYNIESLTVSETESQKHLSRITIVTTGTPMVIQQIKHQLDRMIPVYRVVDMTLTGSSIERELAMVKVRGGGDHRVEALRLADAFRARVIDATTESFVFEITGNSSKISQFIDLMRPLGLVEVSRTGVAAITRGPEGM from the coding sequence ATGAACCAGCCCGCATCCGCCTACTTCCTCGAGGAACGTCACGATCCGAACGAGACGCACACGCTGTCCGTCCTCGTGCAGAACGAGCCCGGCGTGCTCGCGCGCGTGATCGGGCTGTTCTCCGGCCGCGGCTACAACATCGAGAGTCTCACGGTTTCGGAAACCGAGAGCCAGAAGCACCTCTCGCGGATCACCATCGTCACCACGGGCACGCCGATGGTGATCCAGCAGATCAAGCATCAGCTCGACCGCATGATCCCGGTTTATCGGGTCGTCGACATGACGCTGACCGGCAGCTCGATCGAGCGCGAGCTTGCGATGGTCAAGGTGAGGGGCGGTGGCGATCACCGCGTCGAGGCGCTGCGGCTGGCGGATGCGTTCCGCGCCCGGGTGATCGATGCCACGACCGAGAGCTTCGTGTTCGAGATCACGGGCAATTCGTCCAAGATCAGTCAGTTCATCGACCTGATGCGCCCGCTGGGCCTGGTCGAGGTGTCACGAACCGGGGTGGCCGCGATCACGCGTGGGCCGGAAGGGATGTGA
- a CDS encoding TetR/AcrR family transcriptional regulator produces MRRPAKNPPIGRRPAKPRPAAAARAPAAKPYHHGDLRRVLIDAAMQLVGEGGPEAVSVREAARRAGVSPGAPFRHFPSRDALMNAVAEEAQRRFRAEIETALADAPSGDPLGRFRCLGIAYLRWAMKNPTHFEVISSRRFFDHDRSAGVSSDNAELIGLTERLLAEAFSAGQLAARDLKQVQIAGRALVYGFARMHIDGHLPRWGVGEAETEQMAADIVDLFIAGIARPAAKV; encoded by the coding sequence ATGCGCCGCCCCGCCAAAAACCCGCCGATCGGACGCCGGCCCGCCAAGCCGCGTCCGGCCGCCGCGGCGCGGGCGCCGGCGGCCAAGCCCTATCATCATGGCGATCTCCGCCGCGTACTGATCGATGCGGCCATGCAGCTGGTCGGCGAGGGCGGGCCGGAGGCGGTTAGCGTTCGCGAGGCCGCCCGCCGCGCCGGGGTTTCGCCGGGTGCGCCGTTCCGGCATTTCCCGAGCCGGGATGCCCTGATGAATGCGGTGGCGGAGGAGGCGCAGCGCCGCTTCCGCGCCGAGATCGAGACAGCGCTGGCCGACGCACCGTCAGGCGATCCGCTCGGCCGCTTCCGCTGCCTCGGGATCGCCTATCTGCGCTGGGCGATGAAGAACCCGACCCATTTCGAGGTCATCTCCAGCCGCCGCTTCTTCGACCACGACCGCTCGGCTGGCGTTTCCAGCGACAATGCGGAGTTGATCGGCCTGACCGAGCGCCTGCTGGCGGAGGCGTTTTCGGCCGGTCAGCTTGCGGCGCGCGACCTGAAGCAGGTCCAGATCGCCGGCCGCGCCCTGGTCTATGGTTTTGCGCGGATGCATATCGACGGCCATTTGCCGCGTTGGGGCGTTGGCGAAGCGGAGACCGAGCAGATGGCCGCTGACATCGTCGACCTCTTCATCGCCGGCATTGCAAGGCCTGCGGCGAAGGTCTGA
- the ilvC gene encoding ketol-acid reductoisomerase: MRVYYDRDADLNLIKGKKVAIVGYGSQGHAHALNLKDSGVKEVAIALRKGSASAKKAENAGFKVMEVAEAAKWADLVMMLTPDELQGDIYREHLHDNMKKGAALVFAHGLNVHFNLLDPRADLDVLMIAPKGPGHTVRSEYQRGGGVPCLIAIAKDSSGNAHDLGLSYASAIGGGRAGIIETTFKEECETDLFGEQVVLCGGLVELIKGGYETLVEAGYAPEMAYFECLHEVKLIVDLIYEGGIANMNYSISNTAEYGEYVTGPRIVTAETKAEMKRVLADIQGGKFARDWMLENKVNQTSFKATRAKLAQHPIEEVGAKLRDMMPWIKKGALVDKSKN; the protein is encoded by the coding sequence ATGCGAGTTTACTACGATCGCGATGCCGACCTGAACCTGATCAAGGGCAAGAAGGTCGCCATCGTCGGCTACGGCAGCCAGGGCCACGCCCACGCGCTGAACCTGAAGGATTCCGGCGTCAAGGAAGTGGCGATCGCGCTGCGCAAGGGTTCGGCCTCGGCCAAGAAGGCTGAGAACGCCGGCTTCAAGGTGATGGAAGTCGCCGAGGCCGCCAAGTGGGCCGACCTCGTCATGATGCTGACCCCGGACGAGCTGCAGGGCGACATCTATCGCGAGCACCTGCACGACAACATGAAGAAGGGCGCGGCGCTCGTGTTCGCCCACGGCCTCAACGTGCACTTCAACCTGCTCGATCCGCGTGCCGACCTCGACGTGCTGATGATCGCGCCGAAGGGCCCCGGCCACACCGTGCGTTCAGAGTATCAGCGCGGCGGCGGCGTGCCCTGCCTGATCGCGATCGCCAAGGATTCGTCGGGCAACGCCCATGATCTCGGCCTCAGCTACGCTTCGGCGATCGGCGGCGGCCGCGCCGGCATCATCGAGACCACCTTCAAGGAAGAGTGCGAGACCGACCTGTTCGGCGAGCAGGTGGTGCTCTGCGGCGGCCTGGTCGAGCTGATCAAGGGCGGCTACGAGACGCTGGTCGAGGCCGGCTACGCGCCCGAAATGGCCTATTTCGAGTGCCTGCACGAAGTGAAGCTGATCGTCGACCTGATCTATGAAGGCGGCATCGCTAACATGAACTACTCGATCTCCAACACCGCCGAATACGGCGAGTATGTCACTGGTCCGCGCATCGTCACGGCCGAGACCAAGGCGGAGATGAAGCGCGTGCTTGCCGACATCCAGGGCGGCAAGTTCGCCCGCGACTGGATGCTGGAGAACAAGGTCAACCAGACCTCGTTCAAGGCGACCCGCGCCAAGCTCGCCCAGCATCCGATCGAGGAAGTCGGCGCCAAGCTGCGCGACATGATGCCCTGGATCAAGAAGGGCGCGCTGGTCGACAAGAGCAAGAACTAA
- a CDS encoding EamA family transporter: MKPADVGIAVMVAVIWGLAFVASRIALDELPPELMTALRFGIAAVPCLLLPRPGQVSWPLLIGISLTLFLGQFLAQSIAIAHGMPVGLTSVIVQSQALFTIGFAAVLFGELPSRLQTVGIAIAAIGLLMICGTVGYDFSVTAFAILMISPVSFAIGNLLLRPAQGARMFDLFAWLCLCAAIPLFGLSLLTLGAKPMWQALSHLSPAGIVSMLFVGTVSTSIAYWLWGRLLRDYPAAQVVPFALLVPFVGSAASSIVFGERFGPLRLAGMLTVIAGIAVMLLSKRPKALPKVA; this comes from the coding sequence ATGAAGCCGGCCGATGTTGGCATCGCCGTCATGGTCGCGGTGATCTGGGGACTTGCGTTCGTCGCGAGCCGGATCGCGCTCGATGAGCTGCCGCCCGAATTGATGACGGCGCTGCGCTTCGGCATCGCGGCGGTGCCGTGCCTGTTGCTGCCCAGGCCGGGCCAGGTCTCGTGGCCGCTGTTGATCGGAATCAGCCTGACCTTGTTCCTTGGTCAGTTCCTTGCGCAATCCATCGCCATCGCCCACGGCATGCCGGTCGGGCTTACCAGCGTGATCGTGCAGAGCCAGGCGCTGTTCACCATCGGCTTTGCCGCGGTGCTGTTCGGCGAATTGCCGTCGCGGCTGCAGACCGTGGGCATCGCCATCGCCGCGATCGGCCTGCTGATGATCTGCGGCACCGTCGGATACGATTTCAGCGTCACAGCCTTTGCCATCCTGATGATCTCGCCGGTCTCGTTCGCAATCGGAAACCTGCTGCTGCGGCCGGCGCAGGGCGCGCGCATGTTCGACCTGTTCGCATGGCTGTGCCTGTGTGCGGCGATCCCGCTGTTCGGCCTGTCGCTGCTAACGCTGGGCGCGAAGCCGATGTGGCAGGCGCTGTCGCATCTGTCGCCGGCCGGCATTGTCTCGATGCTGTTCGTCGGCACCGTTTCCACCAGCATCGCCTATTGGCTGTGGGGCCGACTGCTCCGGGATTATCCGGCGGCGCAGGTGGTGCCGTTCGCGCTGCTGGTGCCGTTCGTCGGCTCCGCCGCCTCCAGCATCGTGTTCGGCGAGAGGTTCGGGCCGCTGCGGCTCGCCGGCATGCTCACGGTCATCGCCGGCATCGCCGTGATGCTGCTGTCGAAGCGGCCAAAAGCTCTGCCGAAAGTCGCGTGA
- a CDS encoding sulfatase-like hydrolase/transferase yields the protein MAPAPQQNSSVAALAGGLAAIGVWRLMAVAAPHLGTLILMLRTETDFGSRLCFLLAWGILNFLFIALLRRPALSGALSLTLVVVLVLLSRFKHDVVQMTANFVDLMVIDRDTAAFLLTIFPNLRWSIIGAGLVTLPLMYALWWLDPFRIRRLPAAAACLACTAALSGYAFAWPDEAWRGYYDDGYLSKFARSGVTAVSDFVAYGFMESDPSASDQLKMPLVDACHPAGRRPNIIMIHDESSFDIRAASGVKVPPGYGSQFKSYDGVERKFLAESNGGPSWFTEYNVLAGLSSRSFGRFAYFVTRIASGRVERGLPLALHRCGYDTLSLYPAFGAFMSARSFQTTTGIQQFYDAHDLHAKDVEPDSFFYDKALKLMAEQKTLSTPLFTFVYLAANHFPWEMKFRPELLPAWKRPGNSPSVDEYLRRQAMSASDYAGFVAALKKKFPAQPFLIIRYGDHQPEFSPQLLDPGLDEAGIGKKLMDYDPRYYATYYAIDAINFEPVKSQAVMDTIDAAYLPLVIQEAAGIPLDPSFEEQKAIMLRCNGAFYSCKDGAEARRFNRLLIDAGIIKGL from the coding sequence ATGGCGCCCGCGCCTCAGCAAAACTCTTCCGTCGCCGCGCTGGCCGGCGGTCTCGCCGCGATCGGCGTCTGGCGGTTGATGGCGGTCGCCGCCCCGCATCTCGGCACGCTGATCCTGATGCTGCGGACCGAGACCGATTTCGGCTCGCGGCTCTGCTTCCTGCTGGCCTGGGGAATCCTCAACTTCCTGTTCATCGCGCTGCTGCGCAGGCCGGCGCTGTCGGGCGCGCTGTCGCTGACGCTGGTCGTGGTGCTGGTGCTGCTGTCGCGGTTCAAGCACGACGTGGTGCAGATGACCGCGAACTTCGTCGACCTGATGGTGATCGACCGCGACACCGCGGCGTTCCTGCTCACGATCTTTCCGAACCTGCGCTGGTCGATCATCGGTGCCGGCCTCGTCACGCTGCCCTTGATGTACGCGCTGTGGTGGCTCGATCCGTTCCGCATCCGCCGCCTGCCGGCCGCGGCCGCCTGCCTTGCCTGCACCGCCGCGCTCTCGGGCTACGCCTTCGCCTGGCCGGATGAGGCCTGGCGCGGCTATTACGACGACGGCTATCTGTCGAAATTCGCGCGCTCCGGCGTGACGGCGGTGTCGGACTTTGTCGCCTATGGCTTCATGGAGTCGGACCCGAGCGCGAGCGATCAGCTCAAGATGCCGCTGGTCGACGCCTGCCACCCCGCCGGTCGGCGGCCGAACATCATCATGATCCATGATGAATCGAGCTTCGACATCCGCGCCGCGTCCGGCGTCAAGGTTCCGCCGGGCTACGGCAGCCAGTTCAAATCCTACGACGGTGTCGAACGCAAATTCCTCGCCGAGAGCAATGGCGGGCCGAGCTGGTTCACCGAGTACAACGTGCTGGCGGGATTGTCCTCGCGCTCGTTCGGCCGGTTCGCCTATTTCGTCACCCGCATCGCATCGGGCCGGGTCGAGCGCGGCCTGCCGCTGGCGCTGCACCGCTGCGGCTACGACACGCTATCGCTCTATCCGGCGTTCGGCGCCTTCATGAGCGCGCGCAGCTTCCAGACCACGACCGGCATCCAGCAATTCTACGACGCGCATGACCTGCATGCGAAGGACGTCGAACCCGACAGCTTCTTCTACGACAAGGCGCTGAAGCTGATGGCCGAGCAGAAGACGCTCAGCACGCCGCTGTTCACCTTCGTCTATCTCGCCGCCAACCATTTCCCGTGGGAGATGAAATTCCGTCCCGAGCTGCTGCCGGCATGGAAGCGGCCGGGCAACTCGCCGTCGGTCGACGAATATCTGCGCCGGCAGGCGATGAGCGCCAGCGACTATGCCGGCTTTGTTGCCGCATTGAAGAAGAAGTTTCCGGCGCAGCCGTTCTTGATCATACGCTACGGCGATCATCAGCCGGAGTTCTCGCCGCAGCTGCTCGATCCCGGGCTCGACGAGGCCGGCATCGGCAAGAAGCTGATGGATTATGATCCGCGCTACTACGCGACCTATTACGCGATCGACGCCATCAACTTCGAACCGGTGAAGAGCCAGGCCGTGATGGACACGATCGACGCCGCCTATCTGCCGCTGGTGATTCAGGAAGCCGCGGGCATTCCGCTCGATCCATCGTTCGAGGAGCAGAAGGCCATCATGCTTCGCTGCAACGGCGCGTTCTATTCCTGCAAGGACGGCGCGGAGGCGCGCCGCTTCAACCGCCTGCTGATCGACGCAGGGATCATCAAGGGATTGTGA
- a CDS encoding LysE family translocator, with protein sequence MSNSLLFAFVVFAVVMFFTPGPNNIMLLSSGLTYGFRRTVPHIAGITVGFAFMVGAVGVGLGAVFIAYPVLQTILKYGGVAYLVYLAAVIAMAEPPSADKNDGPGRGPMTFWGAAMFQWINAKGWVMVIGTITAYAAIASFPWNIAIQVGLSLVLGTVSCIVWALFGTALRPILTSPRAIRVFNVVMAILLLASLYPVFMDA encoded by the coding sequence ATGTCGAATTCGCTGCTGTTTGCCTTTGTCGTGTTTGCCGTCGTGATGTTCTTCACGCCAGGCCCCAACAACATCATGCTGCTGTCCTCGGGGCTGACCTACGGCTTCCGCCGCACGGTGCCCCACATCGCCGGCATCACGGTCGGCTTCGCCTTCATGGTCGGTGCGGTCGGCGTTGGCCTCGGGGCGGTCTTCATCGCCTATCCGGTGCTGCAGACGATCCTCAAATATGGCGGCGTCGCCTATCTGGTCTATCTCGCCGCCGTCATCGCCATGGCCGAACCGCCCTCGGCGGACAAGAACGACGGGCCCGGCCGCGGCCCGATGACGTTCTGGGGGGCGGCCATGTTCCAGTGGATCAATGCCAAGGGCTGGGTGATGGTGATCGGCACCATCACGGCCTACGCGGCGATTGCCTCCTTCCCTTGGAACATCGCGATCCAGGTCGGCCTGAGCCTGGTCCTGGGGACGGTGTCCTGCATTGTCTGGGCGCTGTTCGGCACCGCCCTGCGGCCGATCCTGACCTCGCCCCGGGCGATCCGCGTCTTCAATGTGGTGATGGCCATCCTGCTGCTGGCCTCGCTCTACCCGGTCTTCATGGACGCATGA
- a CDS encoding DUF2336 domain-containing protein, with amino-acid sequence MAQQASQSIIAELEDAVRDGTSAKRVQTLRQVTDLFLNDGDRLNDEQVKVFDDVLCLLVARVETRARAELSKRLAPLDYAPFEVIQHLAWDDDISVAGDVLTHSSRLSNDALREIAASKGQDHLFAISARENLPASVTDVIIDRGEDKVIRRLAKNAGAQFSDNGYSSIVARAEGDDELVEILGLRIDIPAKLLRDLLQRAKETVRARLLAIASPRAREEISQVLNDIAQEEAAAPRRNYGIAEELVKLMKQLNELDDAAVYKFAEDGKFDEVTVALAVLNDMPIAMIERLMLGLRSDLLLIPCRSARLNWPTVEAILRKRPLPHPLDHATLEVAHRDYRRLSLETAQRTVRFWQLHNRIEKQPIAAG; translated from the coding sequence ATGGCGCAACAGGCGTCACAATCGATTATTGCCGAACTCGAAGATGCGGTCCGGGACGGGACGTCGGCCAAGCGCGTGCAGACGCTGCGGCAGGTCACCGATCTGTTCCTGAACGACGGCGACCGCCTCAACGATGAACAGGTCAAGGTGTTCGACGACGTGCTTTGCCTGCTCGTCGCGCGCGTCGAGACGCGTGCGCGGGCCGAGCTCAGCAAGCGGCTCGCGCCGCTCGACTACGCGCCGTTCGAGGTGATTCAGCACCTCGCCTGGGACGACGACATCAGCGTCGCCGGCGACGTGCTGACCCACTCCAGCCGCCTCTCGAACGACGCACTGCGCGAGATCGCCGCCAGCAAGGGCCAGGACCATCTGTTCGCGATCTCGGCGCGGGAGAACCTGCCGGCTTCCGTCACCGATGTGATCATCGACCGCGGCGAGGACAAGGTGATCCGGCGTCTTGCCAAGAACGCCGGCGCGCAGTTCTCCGACAACGGCTATTCCTCGATCGTTGCCCGCGCCGAAGGTGATGACGAGCTGGTCGAGATCCTCGGGCTGCGCATCGATATTCCGGCCAAGCTGCTGCGCGACCTGCTGCAGCGCGCCAAGGAAACGGTGCGCGCCCGCCTGCTGGCGATCGCATCGCCCAGGGCGCGCGAGGAGATCAGCCAGGTGCTGAACGACATCGCGCAGGAAGAGGCCGCGGCTCCCCGCCGCAACTACGGCATCGCCGAAGAGCTGGTCAAGCTGATGAAGCAGCTGAACGAGCTCGATGATGCAGCGGTCTACAAATTCGCTGAGGACGGCAAGTTCGACGAGGTCACGGTCGCGCTCGCCGTGCTCAACGACATGCCGATCGCGATGATCGAGCGCCTGATGCTCGGGCTGCGCTCCGACCTGCTCCTGATCCCGTGCCGCTCGGCGCGGCTCAACTGGCCGACGGTCGAAGCCATCCTGCGCAAGCGGCCGCTGCCGCATCCGCTCGACCATGCAACGCTCGAGGTCGCGCACCGTGATTACCGGCGGCTGTCGCTGGAGACCGCACAGCGCACCGTGCGGTTCTGGCAGCTGCACAACAGAATCGAGAAGCAGCCGATCGCGGCCGGTTAG
- a CDS encoding ABC transporter permease/substrate-binding protein, with the protein MSDPRWSEALAHLPDYLGNHVRVSVAALALGLLISLPLALIARNRPVLRGTLLGLASIVQTVPGLALLALFYPLLLALTALTAAWLGFSFSAFGFLPAVLALALYSMLPVLRNTITGLSGVDPAVLEAAQGVGMTPRQSLTMVELPLAMPVMMAGIRTAAVWVIGTATLSTPIGQTSLGNYIFAGLQTQNWVFVLFGCFAATVLALVVDQLLALIENGLRNRSRIRTALGGLGIAALIAATLVPAIARPQARYVVGAKTFTEQYVLSALMAQRLQAAGLPTTTRAGLGSNVIFDALAAGDIDVYVDYSGTLWANQFHHTDIRPRAELLGELKTTLARQDITLFGELGFENAYALVMPKKRADQLGIHSIADLASHAATMSIAGDYEFFSRPEWAGIQKAYGLTFRAQRQMQPDFMYAAVASGEVDVIAGYTSDGLIAKYDLVALADDRHAIPPYDAIVLLSPKRRDDETLKAALRPLLGKIGIAAMREANLRASGNDASSSPDAVARWLWEKIGPK; encoded by the coding sequence ATGAGCGATCCACGCTGGAGCGAGGCGCTTGCGCATCTGCCCGACTATCTCGGCAACCATGTCCGGGTCAGCGTCGCCGCGCTGGCGCTCGGACTTCTGATCAGCCTGCCGCTTGCGCTCATCGCGCGCAACCGGCCGGTGCTGCGCGGCACGTTGCTCGGGCTTGCCAGCATCGTGCAGACGGTGCCCGGGCTCGCTTTGCTCGCGCTGTTCTATCCGTTGTTGCTGGCGCTCACGGCGCTGACCGCGGCGTGGCTCGGCTTCAGCTTCTCCGCCTTCGGCTTCCTGCCGGCGGTGCTGGCGCTCGCGCTCTATTCGATGCTGCCGGTGTTGCGCAACACCATCACCGGCCTCTCCGGCGTCGATCCGGCGGTGCTGGAGGCTGCCCAGGGCGTCGGCATGACGCCGCGGCAATCGCTCACCATGGTCGAGCTGCCGCTGGCGATGCCGGTGATGATGGCGGGGATCCGCACCGCCGCGGTGTGGGTGATCGGCACCGCGACGCTGTCGACGCCGATCGGCCAGACCAGCCTCGGCAACTACATCTTCGCGGGGCTGCAGACCCAGAACTGGGTGTTCGTGCTGTTCGGCTGCTTCGCCGCCACCGTGCTCGCACTGGTCGTCGACCAATTGCTGGCGCTGATCGAGAATGGCCTGCGCAATCGCAGCCGTATCCGGACCGCACTCGGCGGGCTCGGCATCGCCGCCCTGATCGCGGCGACGCTGGTGCCCGCGATCGCGCGGCCGCAGGCGCGCTACGTCGTCGGCGCCAAGACGTTCACCGAGCAATATGTGTTGTCGGCGCTGATGGCACAACGGCTGCAAGCGGCCGGGCTGCCGACGACGACCCGCGCCGGCCTCGGCTCCAACGTGATCTTTGATGCGCTCGCGGCCGGCGATATCGACGTCTATGTCGACTATTCCGGCACGCTGTGGGCGAACCAGTTCCACCACACCGACATCAGGCCCCGCGCCGAGCTGCTGGGCGAACTGAAGACGACGCTGGCCAGGCAGGACATCACGCTGTTCGGCGAGCTCGGCTTCGAGAACGCCTATGCGCTGGTGATGCCGAAGAAGCGCGCCGATCAGCTCGGCATCCATTCGATCGCCGACCTCGCGTCGCACGCCGCGACGATGTCGATCGCCGGCGACTATGAATTCTTCTCGCGGCCGGAATGGGCCGGCATCCAGAAGGCGTATGGGCTGACGTTCCGCGCCCAGCGCCAGATGCAGCCGGACTTCATGTATGCCGCGGTTGCCTCCGGCGAGGTCGACGTCATCGCGGGCTACACCAGCGACGGGCTGATCGCGAAATACGACCTGGTTGCGCTCGCGGACGATAGGCACGCGATCCCGCCCTATGACGCGATCGTGCTGCTGTCGCCAAAGCGGCGCGACGACGAGACTCTCAAAGCGGCGCTGCGGCCGCTGCTCGGCAAGATCGGCATCGCCGCGATGCGCGAGGCCAACCTGCGCGCGTCGGGCAACGACGCATCATCGTCGCCCGACGCCGTGGCGCGCTGGTTGTGGGAGAAGATCGGGCCGAAATAA
- a CDS encoding adenylate/guanylate cyclase domain-containing protein produces MRRTVTPAVVLAVFGLLVGGLFRYAFDESDEASVANYLRSALEGAAISLIVWATHLYLVARGGWLRRQPLIVELVARSVILAVVVAISAVVLEIVLYGHGLEANWVRDTFLKIIGVGLLMSVPITMIYELVRMIGGRTLLSVVLGRYRRPGREERVLLFLDLVGSTSLAEAMGELRVQELLTRFFFDIDEPIVAHGGEVHAYVGDEVIVTWPAGTGQPSRRYLDCVFAIEDRLAKRADHYRKEFGVVPAFRAGMHAGPVVIGECGDSRRQIAYFGDTVNVTARLQAHCKEAGRPLLISGELLRLLPSDPDFAIEPLGSTQLRGRAALIDIFAVMRRASS; encoded by the coding sequence ATGCGGCGGACCGTGACGCCCGCAGTCGTTTTGGCCGTGTTCGGCTTGCTCGTCGGCGGGCTGTTCCGCTACGCCTTCGACGAGTCCGACGAGGCCTCGGTCGCGAACTATCTGCGCAGCGCACTCGAGGGTGCCGCCATCAGCCTGATCGTCTGGGCGACGCATCTCTATCTGGTCGCACGCGGCGGCTGGCTGCGGCGGCAGCCGCTGATCGTCGAGCTCGTCGCGCGCTCCGTCATCCTGGCCGTCGTCGTCGCAATCTCGGCTGTTGTGCTGGAGATCGTTCTGTACGGGCATGGGCTCGAGGCGAACTGGGTTCGCGACACCTTCCTGAAGATCATCGGCGTCGGCCTTCTGATGTCGGTCCCGATCACGATGATCTATGAGCTGGTCCGGATGATTGGTGGACGGACGCTGCTCAGCGTCGTGCTCGGACGCTATCGCCGCCCGGGGCGCGAGGAGCGCGTGCTGCTGTTCCTCGACCTGGTCGGCTCGACGTCGCTGGCGGAGGCGATGGGCGAGCTGCGCGTGCAGGAGCTCTTGACGCGCTTCTTCTTCGACATCGACGAGCCGATCGTGGCGCATGGCGGCGAGGTTCATGCCTATGTCGGCGACGAGGTCATCGTGACCTGGCCGGCCGGCACGGGCCAGCCGTCGCGGCGTTATCTCGACTGCGTGTTCGCGATCGAGGACCGCCTCGCCAAGCGAGCCGACCATTATCGCAAGGAGTTCGGCGTGGTGCCGGCGTTTCGCGCCGGGATGCATGCCGGCCCTGTCGTCATCGGCGAATGCGGCGACTCGCGGCGGCAGATCGCCTATTTCGGCGATACCGTGAACGTCACGGCGCGGCTGCAGGCGCATTGCAAGGAGGCCGGCCGGCCGCTGCTGATATCGGGCGAGTTGCTTCGCCTGCTGCCCTCGGACCCGGATTTTGCCATCGAGCCGCTCGGCTCGACGCAGCTGCGCGGGCGCGCCGCTTTGATCGACATATTCGCCGTCATGCGGCGCGCATCGTCCTAA
- a CDS encoding class I SAM-dependent methyltransferase has translation MLARDWYYTQRRQVGLDTAVASIYDVSEDSDVRARQALTMLGVKPGWRIADIGCGNGVLATEAALMGAEVDAIDISPAMIGLAEIYARDRKAKIRTQPAGLLSFAYQPNSYDLIVSEFTLHHLPDFWKAVALSRIFNALKPGANFYLRDMVFVSMPDGVDRDVEGWADFSIKNHDFERESVMTHMRDEYSTFGWVMERMLTETGFTLVAADYHAPLHGTYLLRKPKPDEQI, from the coding sequence ATGTTGGCGCGCGACTGGTACTATACGCAACGGCGGCAAGTCGGTCTCGATACCGCGGTTGCCTCGATCTATGACGTCAGCGAGGACAGCGATGTCCGGGCCCGCCAGGCGCTGACCATGCTCGGCGTCAAGCCGGGCTGGCGGATCGCCGATATCGGCTGCGGCAACGGCGTGCTGGCGACCGAGGCGGCGCTGATGGGCGCCGAGGTCGACGCCATCGACATCTCGCCGGCGATGATCGGGCTTGCCGAAATCTATGCGCGCGACCGCAAGGCGAAGATCCGGACCCAGCCGGCCGGGCTGTTGTCCTTTGCCTATCAGCCGAATTCCTACGACCTCATCGTCAGCGAGTTCACGCTGCACCACCTGCCGGACTTCTGGAAGGCAGTGGCGCTGTCGCGGATCTTCAACGCGCTGAAGCCCGGCGCGAACTTCTATCTGCGCGACATGGTGTTCGTCAGCATGCCCGACGGGGTCGATCGCGATGTCGAGGGCTGGGCGGATTTCTCGATCAAGAACCACGATTTCGAGCGCGAAAGCGTGATGACCCATATGCGCGACGAATACTCGACCTTCGGCTGGGTGATGGAGCGCATGCTGACCGAGACCGGTTTCACGCTGGTCGCCGCCGACTATCACGCGCCGCTGCACGGCACCTATCTGCTGCGCAAGCCGAAGCCGGACGAACAGATCTAG
- a CDS encoding lysozyme inhibitor LprI family protein, translated as MKSALTTGVFRLGSLVAAIFIIAISSAWAGDQGDPEQSCDGNTYQMVECLKAKTAQWDKRMNVASQQALKDAAGDKQRKQLRTAQRLWIQYRDANCLYYDLGEGTIARLDAGECMRSMTEIRAKELENLGHQ; from the coding sequence ATGAAATCGGCTCTCACGACAGGCGTGTTCAGGCTCGGGTCCTTGGTTGCGGCCATTTTCATCATCGCCATCTCGTCGGCCTGGGCCGGCGATCAGGGCGATCCCGAACAGTCCTGCGACGGCAATACCTACCAGATGGTCGAGTGCCTCAAGGCCAAGACCGCGCAATGGGACAAGCGGATGAATGTCGCCTCTCAGCAGGCGCTGAAGGATGCCGCCGGCGACAAGCAGCGCAAACAGCTGCGCACCGCGCAACGGTTATGGATCCAGTACCGTGACGCGAATTGCCTGTATTACGACCTCGGCGAGGGCACCATCGCCCGCCTCGACGCCGGCGAATGCATGCGCAGCATGACCGAAATCCGTGCCAAGGAACTGGAGAATCTCGGCCATCAGTGA